A region from the Tahibacter amnicola genome encodes:
- a CDS encoding peroxiredoxin, producing MTIQVGDRIPSATLNVLKDGVQAITTDEIFNGRKVVLFSVPGAFTPTCSAKHLPGYVEKFGAFKDKGVEVACMAVNDAFVMKAWAKDQNVPEDLMMLADGNANLARALGLEMDATAFGMGLRSKRFALYADDGVVKALQVEAPGEFKVSSADAMLESLA from the coding sequence ATGACCATCCAGGTCGGCGATCGCATCCCCTCGGCCACGCTCAATGTCCTCAAGGACGGCGTCCAGGCCATCACCACCGACGAGATCTTCAACGGCCGCAAGGTCGTGCTGTTTTCGGTTCCCGGCGCGTTCACGCCCACCTGTTCGGCCAAGCACCTGCCGGGCTACGTCGAGAAGTTCGGCGCCTTCAAGGACAAAGGGGTCGAGGTCGCCTGCATGGCCGTCAACGACGCCTTCGTGATGAAGGCCTGGGCCAAGGACCAGAACGTCCCGGAAGACCTGATGATGCTCGCCGACGGCAACGCCAATCTGGCCCGCGCGCTGGGCCTGGAAATGGACGCCACGGCATTCGGCATGGGCCTTCGTTCCAAGCGCTTCGCCCTTTACGCCGACGATGGCGTGGTGAAGGCGCTGCAGGTGGAAGCCCCGGGGGAATTCAAAGTTTCCAGCGCTGACGCGATGCTCGAGTCACTTGCCTGA
- the gyrA gene encoding DNA gyrase subunit A, translated as MAELAKEVIRVNIEDEMKQSYLDYAMSVIVGRALPDVRDGLKPVHRRVLFAMQELNNVWNRPYVKCARVVGDVIGKYHPHGDTAVYDALVRMAQDFSLRYMLIDGQGNFGSIDGDAAAAMRYTECRLERLSSELLADIDKETVDFQPNYDEKELEPSVLPTRVPNLLVNGSAGIAVGMATNIPPHNLGEVIDATIGLIDDPSLGIDDLMRFVPGPDFPTAGIINGASGIVEAYRTGRGRILIRARTEVETSANGRETIVVTELPYQVNKARLIEKIAELHKEKKIEGIAPDGLRDESDKDGMRIVIEVRKDAMADVLLNNLFQQTQLQVTFGINMVALVDGQPKLLNLKEILEAFIRHRREVVTRRTIFELRKARARAHILEGLTVALANIDEMIELIKTSESPQVAKERMLARRWEPGMVRALLAAAGADASRPEDLDPGNGLAEDGYQLSEVQAKEILEMRLNRLTGLEQDKLTDEYKALLETIRGLIEILSDPAVLLALIRGELVEVKDAFADPRRTVIQPSQEDLDVLDLIEPENVVVTLSHTGYCKRQPITTYRAQKRGGKGRSATAVKEEDFVSQVWVVNTHDTLLTFTSTGRVLWLKVYQIPDAGPNSRGKPIVNLLPLETDEKIQAVLPVRDFPQDRYVFFATRQGTVKKTSLADYSRPRTSGIRAIDLDDGDGLVDVAITDGTSDVLMFASNGKAVRFAEDEVRPMGRVAHGVRGMRLTEAAEVVSMVVVKGEGDVLTATERGFGKRTPLDEYPRKGRGTQGVIAIQCSGRNGALVAAVQLDDTHELMLISNQGTLVRTRAAEIARVGRNTQGVTLIRLPDSEALCGVVRIEALGSDGDEGEGEGLGENGAGGPPGDEPASDNSAAASESAAATDEAAPE; from the coding sequence ATGGCGGAACTAGCCAAAGAAGTTATTCGCGTCAACATCGAAGACGAGATGAAACAAAGCTACCTCGATTACGCCATGAGCGTGATCGTGGGACGCGCACTGCCGGACGTGCGCGACGGCCTCAAGCCTGTGCACCGGCGCGTGCTTTTCGCCATGCAGGAACTCAACAACGTCTGGAACCGGCCGTACGTGAAGTGCGCCCGCGTCGTCGGCGACGTGATCGGTAAATACCATCCGCATGGCGATACGGCGGTGTACGACGCCCTGGTGCGCATGGCGCAGGACTTCTCCCTGCGCTACATGCTGATTGACGGACAAGGCAACTTCGGCTCGATCGACGGCGACGCCGCCGCGGCGATGCGCTACACCGAGTGCCGGCTGGAACGTCTGAGCTCGGAGCTGCTCGCGGATATCGACAAGGAAACCGTCGATTTCCAGCCCAACTACGATGAAAAGGAACTGGAACCGTCGGTACTGCCGACGCGCGTCCCGAACCTGCTGGTCAACGGCTCGGCCGGTATCGCGGTCGGCATGGCCACCAACATTCCGCCGCACAACCTGGGCGAGGTGATCGACGCCACGATCGGCCTGATCGACGATCCCTCCCTGGGCATCGATGACCTGATGCGTTTCGTTCCGGGCCCGGACTTCCCCACCGCCGGCATTATCAACGGCGCTTCGGGCATCGTCGAGGCTTACCGCACCGGGCGTGGCCGAATCCTTATTCGCGCCCGTACCGAAGTGGAAACCAGCGCCAACGGCCGCGAGACGATCGTCGTCACGGAGCTGCCGTACCAGGTCAACAAAGCCCGGCTGATCGAAAAGATCGCCGAGCTGCACAAGGAAAAGAAAATCGAGGGCATCGCCCCGGATGGCCTGCGCGACGAATCCGACAAGGACGGAATGCGCATCGTCATCGAGGTGCGCAAGGACGCGATGGCCGACGTGCTGCTGAACAATCTTTTCCAGCAGACGCAATTGCAGGTCACCTTCGGCATCAACATGGTGGCGCTGGTCGACGGCCAGCCCAAGCTGCTGAACCTCAAGGAAATTCTCGAAGCGTTTATCCGTCACCGCCGCGAAGTGGTGACCCGCCGCACCATTTTCGAGCTGCGCAAGGCACGCGCCCGCGCGCACATCCTCGAAGGCCTCACCGTCGCGCTGGCGAACATCGACGAAATGATCGAGCTGATCAAGACGTCGGAATCGCCGCAGGTGGCCAAGGAACGCATGCTGGCGCGCCGCTGGGAGCCGGGCATGGTCCGCGCGCTGCTCGCGGCGGCGGGTGCCGATGCCTCGCGTCCGGAAGATCTCGACCCGGGCAATGGCCTGGCCGAGGACGGCTACCAGCTGTCGGAAGTCCAGGCCAAGGAAATCCTGGAAATGCGCCTGAACCGCCTGACCGGCCTGGAACAGGACAAGCTCACCGATGAATACAAGGCCCTGCTGGAAACCATCCGCGGCCTGATCGAGATCCTCTCTGATCCCGCCGTGCTGCTGGCGCTGATCCGCGGCGAACTGGTCGAGGTGAAGGATGCCTTCGCTGACCCGCGCCGCACGGTGATCCAGCCCAGCCAGGAAGACCTCGACGTGCTCGACCTGATCGAGCCGGAAAACGTCGTGGTGACGCTCTCGCACACGGGCTATTGCAAGCGCCAGCCGATCACCACCTACCGCGCGCAGAAGCGCGGCGGCAAGGGGCGTTCGGCAACGGCCGTGAAGGAAGAGGATTTCGTCTCCCAGGTGTGGGTGGTGAACACCCATGACACCCTGCTGACCTTCACCAGTACCGGCCGCGTACTGTGGCTCAAGGTCTACCAGATTCCCGATGCCGGTCCGAATTCGCGTGGCAAGCCGATCGTGAACCTGCTGCCGCTGGAGACGGACGAAAAGATCCAGGCCGTGCTTCCGGTCCGCGATTTCCCGCAGGACCGCTACGTGTTCTTCGCCACCCGCCAGGGCACGGTGAAGAAGACGTCACTGGCCGACTACTCGCGCCCGCGCACCTCGGGCATCCGCGCGATCGACCTGGACGACGGCGATGGCCTGGTGGATGTGGCCATCACCGACGGCACCTCGGACGTGCTGATGTTTGCCTCCAATGGCAAGGCGGTTCGCTTCGCCGAAGACGAAGTACGCCCGATGGGACGCGTGGCCCACGGCGTGCGTGGCATGCGCCTGACCGAGGCTGCGGAAGTCGTGTCGATGGTCGTGGTCAAGGGCGAGGGCGATGTACTCACCGCCACCGAACGCGGCTTCGGCAAGCGTACGCCGCTGGACGAGTACCCGCGCAAGGGCCGCGGCACACAGGGTGTCATCGCGATCCAATGCTCGGGCCGCAACGGTGCGCTGGTGGCCGCCGTGCAGCTGGATGACACGCACGAGCTGATGCTGATCTCCAACCAGGGCACCCTGGTGCGGACGCGCGCCGCCGAGATTGCCCGCGTCGGGCGCAACACGCAGGGCGTGACCCTGATCCGCCTGCCGGATTCGGAAGCGCTGTGCGGCGTGGTACGCATCGAAGCGCTCGGCAGTGATGGCGACGAAGGTGAGGGTGAAGGGCTCGGTGAAAACGGTGCGGGTGGTCCGCCGGGTGACGAGCCGGCATCGGACAATTCCGCCGCCGCTTCGGAAAGCGCCGCGGCTACGGATGAGGCGGCACCGGAGTAA
- a CDS encoding zinc-dependent metalloprotease, with product MNLRTRLWLIPLSLLVSTTLHAAKPEPDSLHGVPRTEGFVDVWADAAKGRVVIGVKHLDTPFLLTTSLPHGLGSNDVGLDRGQSGAVRLVEFRRAGPRLLLVERNTRYIASAANPAEQRGAREAFAESVLWAGDILPSGKDGTVRVDFSTFLTGDRHGIADRIDGTEQGKYSVDKERSAPLLDTVKTFPDNTELEGLLTFQGPGEGKFVQQVSMDPTSLSVRQHVSLVRLPADGFRPRPFHPASGAFSQGYYDFSQPLASSLDVRWQPRFRLEKTDPSAAVSTVKKPIVFYLDPGTPEPVRSALLEGANWWKTAFEKAGYKDAFRAELMPEGIDPMDVRYNTILWVHRATRGWSYGAALTDPRTGEIIKGAVTLGSQRVRQDILIAEGLLAPYGKPESGQLARQAQEMALSRLRQLSAHEVGHALGFAHNFAASRNGNGSVMDYPHPLLHLDDQGNVSLENAYGVGVGPWDDFIVRHGYQAFADDAEAAGLAELRAAAAKAGLGFVSDADARAPGASHPDALLWDFGDRSLDTFDTLLRVRRKALEGFGPGVLPPERQLGELEARLVPVYLLHRYQAEAIARLIGGASYRYGLAGDTTARTTPVSAADQRAALERLLQTLSAKELALPASLLDQLMPPGNEYERGREYFATRTAPQFDPISAASAASAVSVQFLFEPARLNRVAWQHARDKNLPDVTELLDAAFRATWQRDPATDGVTGADAIQLAANWTVLDGLLASVDGGQLHPQVDAVVRHRLAAWQQWLAQNPSPRESITDNRRQAAQWIGRYLSDPRSIKLRPLPPIPPGAPI from the coding sequence ATGAACCTGCGCACCCGTCTGTGGCTGATCCCGCTCTCGTTGCTCGTTTCAACCACCCTTCACGCGGCCAAGCCCGAGCCAGACAGTCTGCACGGCGTTCCGCGCACCGAAGGCTTCGTCGACGTGTGGGCCGATGCGGCCAAGGGCCGCGTCGTCATCGGCGTGAAGCACCTTGACACGCCCTTTCTCCTGACAACGTCCCTGCCCCACGGCCTGGGATCCAACGACGTCGGCCTGGATCGCGGCCAGTCAGGCGCGGTCCGTCTGGTGGAGTTCCGCCGCGCCGGTCCACGCCTGCTGCTGGTCGAGCGCAATACGCGCTACATCGCCAGTGCGGCCAATCCGGCGGAACAGCGCGGCGCCCGCGAAGCGTTTGCCGAATCGGTCCTGTGGGCCGGTGACATCCTGCCATCCGGCAAGGACGGCACCGTCCGCGTCGACTTCAGCACGTTCCTGACCGGCGACCGGCACGGGATCGCCGACCGCATCGACGGCACGGAACAGGGCAAGTATTCGGTCGACAAGGAGCGCAGTGCTCCGCTGCTCGACACGGTGAAAACCTTTCCCGACAACACCGAACTCGAAGGGCTTCTCACCTTCCAGGGCCCCGGTGAGGGCAAGTTCGTGCAGCAGGTCAGCATGGATCCGACATCCCTGAGCGTGCGCCAGCACGTCAGCCTGGTGCGGCTGCCGGCCGACGGTTTCCGTCCGCGCCCCTTCCACCCGGCCTCCGGTGCCTTCAGCCAGGGCTACTACGATTTCTCCCAGCCGCTGGCCAGCAGCCTGGACGTGCGCTGGCAGCCCCGCTTCCGGCTGGAGAAAACCGACCCGTCCGCGGCAGTGAGCACGGTCAAGAAGCCGATCGTGTTCTACCTGGATCCCGGCACCCCCGAGCCGGTCCGCTCGGCGCTGCTCGAAGGCGCGAACTGGTGGAAGACCGCCTTTGAAAAGGCTGGCTACAAGGACGCCTTCCGCGCAGAGCTGATGCCCGAGGGCATCGATCCCATGGACGTGCGCTACAACACCATCCTCTGGGTGCATCGGGCGACGCGCGGCTGGTCCTATGGCGCGGCCCTGACCGATCCGCGTACCGGGGAGATCATCAAGGGCGCCGTGACCCTCGGTTCGCAACGCGTCCGCCAGGACATCCTCATCGCTGAGGGCCTGCTCGCGCCCTACGGCAAGCCCGAATCGGGCCAGCTGGCAAGACAGGCACAGGAAATGGCCCTGTCGCGCCTGCGCCAGCTGTCGGCGCATGAAGTCGGCCACGCGCTGGGCTTCGCTCACAATTTCGCCGCCAGCCGGAACGGCAATGGCTCGGTGATGGACTACCCCCATCCGCTGCTGCACCTGGACGACCAGGGCAATGTCAGCCTCGAGAACGCCTACGGCGTCGGCGTCGGGCCCTGGGACGACTTCATCGTGCGCCATGGTTACCAGGCGTTTGCCGATGATGCCGAAGCCGCAGGCCTCGCCGAGCTGCGCGCGGCGGCGGCCAAGGCGGGCCTGGGTTTCGTCAGCGACGCCGATGCCCGCGCCCCCGGCGCCTCGCATCCCGATGCCCTGCTGTGGGACTTTGGCGACCGTTCGCTCGACACCTTCGATACGCTTCTGCGCGTGCGTCGCAAGGCCCTGGAAGGTTTCGGACCCGGCGTACTGCCGCCCGAACGGCAGCTGGGCGAGCTGGAAGCGCGGCTGGTGCCGGTCTACCTGCTGCACCGCTACCAGGCCGAGGCCATCGCACGCCTGATCGGTGGAGCGAGCTATCGCTATGGCCTGGCCGGCGACACCACCGCACGGACCACGCCCGTGTCCGCGGCTGACCAGCGCGCGGCGCTCGAACGGCTCCTGCAGACGCTGTCGGCGAAGGAGCTGGCATTGCCCGCCAGCCTGCTCGACCAGCTGATGCCGCCCGGCAACGAATACGAGCGGGGCCGGGAATATTTCGCGACACGCACGGCGCCGCAGTTCGACCCGATCAGCGCGGCGTCGGCCGCCAGCGCGGTGAGCGTCCAGTTCCTGTTCGAGCCGGCACGGCTCAATCGCGTGGCCTGGCAGCACGCGCGCGACAAAAACCTGCCCGACGTCACCGAGCTGCTCGATGCCGCGTTCCGCGCGACCTGGCAACGCGACCCGGCCACCGACGGCGTCACCGGCGCGGACGCCATCCAGCTCGCCGCCAACTGGACGGTGCTCGATGGCCTCCTCGCCAGCGTCGATGGTGGACAGTTGCATCCCCAGGTCGACGCCGTCGTACGCCACCGGCTGGCCGCATGGCAGCAGTGGCTGGCCCAGAACCCGTCGCCGCGAGAATCGATCACGGACAACCGCCGCCAGGCCGCCCAATGGATCGGGCGCTACCTCAGCGATCCGCGCTCGATAAAGCTGCGTCCGCTGCCGCCAATCCCTCCTGGCGCGCCGATCTGA
- a CDS encoding NUDIX hydrolase, whose translation MPYTPIIATLGYVLSEDRRRVLMVHRNARPDDHHLGKYNGLGGKVERDEDVHAGMRREIREEAGIECTALTLRGTISWPGFGKHGEDWLGFIFVIDRFEGTPAERNAEGSLEWVPREQILTLPMWEGDRHFLPLVFDEDPRPFHGVMPYRDGRMQSWTFSR comes from the coding sequence ATGCCCTATACACCCATTATCGCCACACTCGGCTATGTGCTGTCGGAAGATCGCCGGCGGGTGCTGATGGTCCATCGCAATGCGCGTCCGGATGACCATCACCTGGGCAAGTACAACGGTCTGGGCGGCAAGGTGGAGCGTGATGAAGATGTCCATGCCGGCATGCGCCGCGAGATTCGCGAGGAGGCGGGCATCGAGTGCACCGCGCTGACGCTGCGCGGCACGATCAGCTGGCCGGGGTTCGGCAAGCACGGCGAAGACTGGCTCGGCTTCATTTTCGTGATCGACCGGTTTGAAGGCACGCCCGCGGAACGCAATGCCGAAGGCAGCCTGGAATGGGTCCCGCGCGAGCAGATCCTGACCCTGCCGATGTGGGAGGGCGACCGGCATTTCCTACCGCTGGTCTTCGATGAGGATCCGCGTCCCTTTCATGGCGTCATGCCGTATCGCGACGGGCGTATGCAGTCCTGGACCTTTTCGCGCTGA